One region of Phragmites australis chromosome 18, lpPhrAust1.1, whole genome shotgun sequence genomic DNA includes:
- the LOC133898425 gene encoding uncharacterized protein LOC133898425 translates to MATDAILETIKPRRSEDLPVTTAAGAGHKGGIGLRRRMSSFSVRIQPPGAVAAFRRAQSMPSVKALAAAGALRRWWEWGLGWVMARRPLFARGLEMSEDEAAALGGCHNRGTWLHVFYKVRAGARRLLGRDGRPLPARDFRYDSVSYGQNFDDGDA, encoded by the coding sequence ATGGCGACCGATGCGATCCTGGAGACGATCAAGCCGCGGCGGAGCGAGGACCTCCCGGTGACCACCGCCGCGGGAGCCGGCCATAAGGGCGGGATCGGGCTGCGCCGGCGCATgtcgtccttctcggtgcgcATCCAGCCGCCGGGCGCCGTGGCGGCGTTCCGGCGCGCGCAGTCGATGCCTTCGGTGaaggcgctggcggcggcgggcgcgctGCGGCGGTGGTGGGAGTGGGGTCTCGGGTGGGTGATGGCGCGGCGCCCGCTCTTCGCGCGCGGGCTCGAGATGAGCGAGGACGAGGCCGCCGCGCTGGGGGGATGCCACAACAGGGGAACGTGGCTGCACGTCTTCTACAAGGTCCGCGCCGGGGCGCGGCGCCTCCTCGGCCGCGACGGGCGCCCGCTCCCCGCGCGGGACTTCAGGTACGACTCCGTCAGCTACGGGCAGAACTTCGACGACGGTGATGCCTGA